The Dermacentor variabilis isolate Ectoservices chromosome 4, ASM5094787v1, whole genome shotgun sequence genome contains the following window.
ttcactcgtatagaccgttgaccattacatcggtaatatgcaggctagcaatgcagggaaTCAAATTAATGCTGCAAGCATGCACCGAGAATAATGGGATTTTATAGAACTtcggaatggcttcagaataggtaggcgtttagatgacaactcatttgttcttactcggtgtattgaaatatcaaaagtagaaagcacacCGTTTTATGTGGCCTtttcagacattacaggagcctatgacaacgtagaccgcaatattttgtgagatattatggaaggggaaggcttagatgacaattgtctacagcttttgaaagagatTTACCTGGAAAATATCCGTTTGCGTAAATataaagggatgaggagcgaggagaaagtttatatcaacaaggaactgaggcaggggtgccctttatccccactgctgtttatgatgaacatggtgaggatggaaagggcgctagaaggaagtaatatcggctttaatctctcatacaaacaggcggatacagtagtagagcagcagctttcaggtatattttacgcggacgacattccgtagctagctaacaagcaaatgatttgcaatgtctggctaataatatctgtggacaggaaggcaacaatttagggttgaaatttagtgttagaaaatagggtgttatggtattcaatgaaaacattgaaCAGACAGTGACgctacagggccagaaaatacctcgggtaacagaatacaagtaccttggtatatggacgaacgaaggcaacagatatatggaaacacaggaaaaatcaACAATCCCGAAGGGAAAGACAAAGacagccataatgaagcgcagAGGGCGATATGGGGATACtgtagaccttttcatcgggcgaggaggacggGGCGCGCGGAGAGCtatttcctcctctctggcttgggcgatccggcgcggcgctgcttggaaGTATTgttgtcgcgtgctgcggaacgatttcgagatgttttagatggtactttgtgaaatttacgccatgtccgttcatataaggtcgtcggggaagcctttcggtgcatcggtaactacagtaggcggaaatatctcttgggggagcAAAAATGTGACGCTCTTTATTTGCCGCGGCGTACGGACATTATCAGTCACggtgtgtttatgtgctgtgaactattttgcttatatcggtttaaattaaacaaggaaaaccggtgtctctgtattagcagcatgaaatggtaaatctgctcactatctgatcgcttgacgtagggagtaaaacataaagcataagagcgcatgctcgtgcacggccaacctaaggcaaccacgaaacatctaagcggcaggcgctgtcaaatatttgtgatgcaccggcatcgttgtcgcgcatttcaagtctagcaggcttcaaattaccataggtctacgctagccttcctgcatgaggccgatggcgttgctcaacacagagatcactgcggttggtgaaccagcacgatacatatgtgagctgtgcgcttcggcattgcctttttggcctgtatacagccataatatattagagggatcgcataaaaagaatacgatgcctatttttgaggacaaaatttccgtaatacgtttgagtgcgtcgtagagaacggaacgaacacaaccgaaaaaaaaattcggttatcagcctctttctcgaaaaagcaagagaaaacgggctaacgccccaatacgacctcgcatagtcacgccgcacaacattTATAATTATATAACCGCTCAAGCCGTATGCTTgtaccatgcggtatatagagcaaagatatctgtaatccagcacctaccactgtttaggacgctcgagcagttcgtaaacagtccctttgctggagaagcttaattcagactgtaaggtatgctgctattacttgccaaaaatattttattgaggggcggaaacctcgtccatcgaaccaagtagtcacgcaatgtaacctgcaccgaacagtttgaacgcttgtaccCACGGTACCCACGGTtgtagaacggtacccacgctgttacgatcgtcgcgtatgtttcatggctcctaaaccgcagcttagaaatagtggataatactgcaataaggtgaCATtcgtgattggaacattcagaaatacacaattgatctgcgaggctgattgtaggctcaaatatggacgcacacatcgcgctgcgtgttccgtccacctcaacgccaacagaaattccggccatgacgccttaaaccacttcagcacgtctcacagaaacgTTTACCACGTAGACGACGCACGgtatactaaacagaccgcacgaccgcgaaaacaaacgccagaacctactgcccagcgtatacctgccatgcaaaagaccgctttcacccaagccagtacggcgctgctcataggcggcgccactgcgttcacaatatggcggcgcctacgaaaaaacggtctataggcacgaggtcctccgaggtacgtggaaaggtgtaatggctccaggacttacttttggaaatgcggttgttagcTTTATATCCGGGGGTACAATCATGACTCGATGGGaagcaaaggtcagtgggtcgcctcgcattgggcgctcacggaaaggCAACAAATGCAGCTGTGCAGGGTGCTATGGTCTGGACTAGTTTTGATGTGAGTACAGCTCGCAGTAAAaatgagtatgaagaacgactgaggaatagggAAGAAGGATGGGAGAGTATTGAGCTacctgtacaggaaaaatattgatgcacaatggaggaaaagaactaggaagcttaccagcaagtatgcggcctgtagggtgggcaacacagccacaaacgacgtcaagcgggaagtcagacaggctgaaataatatcatgggtggcggcaacggaaaataaacctgccatgagtaactacttaacaggAAGAAAACGAGGTccggaaagaaaccatttatgataactgaaagggaagctcagtacttttcgaagcgagatcggggtgccttagaacacgcatctataaagcgagatataagaaagaagcatgcttgctgcggtaaagctagggaaactatggagcatgtttatcagaatgtgaagacTTCTACGCAGCGGTAGAGTTAGGCACCACTAGCCTGCTtgcagcccttgggttcagcgagagcagtggaaaagtaaacatgtctgaaATAGgaattagcaagaggcgattggaggattggcggGAGGAAAGTATataggcaaacgacaaaaaacggtgatgtataaaagcacagtttgcaataggagatcagaaaatttggttgtgcgagttcatattgtttttttattgtttatcctaggtagggcattaggcagtataatagcaagagattggtggcgcaaacccccaccccgttccgaaagggacgctcaaaacatacatacatacatacatacatacatacatacatacatacatacatacatacatacatacatacatacatacatacatacatacatacatacatacatacatacatacatacatacatacatacatatccaTCCAGCGCGCTAAGCATACCAAACGCAGATCTTAAATGTAACTGTATTCAAAATATGCAAAGCGACGTGGTTCGACCAATATTGCAAGAGTTCCGTCCTGTTTTATATTGATCCGCTTATGGAATTCAACTTTCCGTTAGCGTTGCATAGAAACATAGGAAGTCTTATAAATTGCATAACCGGTTATGCGTAGCCCACAGAAAACACTCTTTACACAGAACTGTCCGATCTGAAATTCCTCAGTGTGATTGTGGCTTTGCACACGAAGACACGTATCACGTTCTTCTAGAATACCCGCACCACGACACACCAAAACGCCGACTTAAATCGTCATTACCGGCTTTAGAGCATGGTCCTCTACATTCATGAAATTATATTATGTGCATCACCAAGAAGAGCTATGCAGATGTGCGCTTTAATAGCATTAAACGCATTTCTGGAAGACAGCGGAAGAATTGGCCGTTATTAAGGACCGGAAAAAATTTTTctgagaattatttttttttattgtcaaggTGTACATGTGATACTATCATAGTTAGAATCgttgcttgagtgtttatttgtTGTGTTGCACCGCTGTTCGCGTTATTGCTTTAAGTGCGTTTTTGTAACCTCGACTTGTTATTTTGACTTCCATGTGACAATGCAACGTTGTCATATTTTGTTATATGCTGTGTGCTGCTACTGTATGCTGCGTGTATCATATGCATGGCCCAAGCAGTAGCCGACGTTGCATTTTTGCGCCAACATCTTATATCACGTCAATAAAAAAACAACGAAGGAAAAACGGCGCATGGCCGGTAACCTCTAAGCATACGTAGAGATATTGAGGAGACAATAACAACATAATCGGTTATTATTTGACTCAGCGGCAACAAAAGTAAGTCAGTGTTAGTAAGGACCTCTGATGTCGAGCAAAACACGTTGACCCTTCGAAGTCAATGACTTCCTTTTTACCCGAGAACCGCGCACAGagacgaaattatttttcaaaactTGTTTTCCTTACACGATAACTCGGATCTCTGGCTACCTACCACTTATTACGTGCAGCTCTTCCTGATATTCAGCATTACATATAACACACTATGTCACCAATGACACACCCACCTCAACGTAAATTTCTAATCGCGTTAACGTCGCCACACATCTCCAAAAAATGGATGGGTCGCCATTATTTCTTTAAAGACAAGCTTTCTTGTACCCTTCCTTCTACTTTccttctactgctgctgcttctgtccgGTACATCGCGTCAGGGCATGAAGGCGAGGGGCAGGAAGGGGGGTTAAGAGCGTTtctatacatgacaggagcgcggcagagaggaaaggcgacgcgagaaactccttTGTACCTTTTCACTTcaccgaatgtgcacaatgctatcggcgtcgccacattagcatCTTGACACCAGCAATTCGCCGGAAAAGCATTGAAAGGATAGAGGCGTTTAGCTTTCTGCTATAGTGAAAGTTGAGAGGGACGCAAGGTAGATTGCTGGAGAGGAGGACGGATAATGGTTACAAACGATGCCATCGCGAAACGCGTGAATAACAGCCTTGACCGCTCTTCGCTCGCGGTTCCCATACGATCCGGGTGGAGAGGGGATCGGGAAAAGGTGACGTGTAAGGAAAGGAAACGCTGCTACTCGACATCCgattgcggggaaactggataaacttaagttcaaatTAACGTACGGTACGCTACTgctatttgtgaaaaataaacacaTGCATATATGTGGAGAGGACGACTTAGGGTGGATGcgaagaagcagagccgcattaaagagcACCGTAGGGCCTAGCCCACGCTACGGAAGCCGTCACACataaaatcaacacttctgtgccaacCGCGGTACCTTTGCGGACccggggatcgaatcccggccgcggaggttgcatttcgatgggggcgaaatgcaataataatGCCCGTGTCCCGTGGATAGGGGGCACGTCAAAGATCCCCTGcgggaagtcaaaattaatccggcgtccATCAGTAAAGCGTGcacgcttcataatcaaatcacgcttttggctcgtaaaacctcagaattcattcagctttgcggctatgacattgcttGAGGTCGCGGACCTGATCCCAACCGCGgatgccgcatttcgacgggtaaaaactaaattaaaaaaaagaactctccTGCACTTAGCTTAAGGAACACTTTAAAGAACACTGCGGTGTCAAACGTAATCcgaagtccgccactacggtgtgcttccGAATCCGATAGTAGTTTTTGCACGTACAAGCCCATATTTCAATTAAAACCAAATATTTCTGCCAGGATGCTATGTGCAATGTggagcaatgaatatgctcaaccatctcaaatattatagagtatggcgcacaacaaccttGAATCAAACTCCTCcccttgtgtgttctgtgtgaTGCGCAAACAGTTAGCAGTGGCGCACGCGAGGTAACGTGTAACATGAACTCCCAACTTTTGTAttgaactaaacgttgaagaaatgaaacattcgccgtcaacatcaccgctaattatcgtcaaccgaatcaaacagcacagaaagcatcGCTTAAATCGATACCGCGGCGAAATGCTGTAGGCAGCATCTTCGCGAAAGTGGTTGAAGTAACCACTTCCTCATGGTCCATTTGGTAAAAACAGTTTTTGTTGAACTAAACACAACGATAAAGATGTTTAAGATGCGGGCGACTAACCCCAGCGCTGAAGACTCGTTCTTCTGACCTCGTCTTGTTGTCCACGACTGGGGGTACACTTTTATTGTTCGccccttttttttcgttattttattatttactttataatttattttatccccccccccctatattgtTTAGGAGCAGCAAGAGAATGGTGGCGAGGCCTCGTTTATTCACTGGTTGCGCGACttcgtcggttctacccattttctCCCTCCCCTCACCATCATCTCTTCCAGTCAATCTAGCTTCCGTCTGGTCTTACACATTAGTAAAAAGGCAGGCGCTGCTTTTGCGAGAGATCACGGtgaattacagctgtcaaacgcTAATGTGGTATACCATCTCTCCCGGGGAGCTCGAGATGGTATTTTGCACATTGGACACGGTGCAAAGTTCAGAAGCGTTACTCGCGTCTCCTTTATTCTCTGTCCTCCATGCTCTTTCCGGGAATATACGCTCTCTGAACCACCACGACTAAGCCTGCAAAACAGCACCCCATTGTCCTTGAAGTGTCGTTTCGCGCGGGTCATAGCTTCTCCAAAAGGAGAAAGGGGGGGAGAGGGGTATATGTTCGTGCAGTATGTCAGAACAAAGGAAAAATTCGACACAAGCTTTTCGGCCTCCTGCGGTTCGAGGGAGGGGAGTAAATCGTAGAACGAGGACACGCCCATGTTGCAGAGCCAACCAATCGTGGCCGATCACCCGTGGTGGGTTGAGCTATACACCCATGGGGTCCAATTGAAATCGAACCCGTGAGTGGGCACGTGCTAAATACTTTCGAGCATGCCATAAGACAAGTCGCTGCACAGCAAACGGCAGCTACTCGACCGTCACAGATCAGCTGAAGTCGCGCTCCTTGCGATAGAGTCCACCGACTCCGCTTGTGCCTCGAGTATGGCGTCGTCGGGCCTTGCTTCTACCTCCGCTGCTGCTGGATTCGACCCTAGACTCTACGGCTACGTGATGCTTATTGCAGACCGTTCCAAGCTGTCGACGAGCACCAGCTTCAACAacgatagcagcagcagcagcagcgacgacagctgcagcagcaatagcagcagcagcagtagtagcagcagtagtagcagcagtagcagcagcagcagcagtagtagcagcagctcCTCCAGCAGCGACAGCGACGTCGTGCCGACCGGCGCCTCCCAGTTGAACGACATCGAAAGCGTGCCgtccacctccggcgccgcagccGTCTTCGTTAGGAGCGACCCACCGGCTGGAGCGTCCCAGTCAAAGGACATCGAAAGCGTTCcatccacctccggcgccgcagccGTCTTCGTTAGGAGCGAGCCACCGGCCGGAGCGTCCCAGTCAAaggacatcgaaagcgtgccatccacctccggcgccgcagccGTCTTCGTTAGGAGCGAGCCACCGGCCGGAGCGTCCCAGTCAAaggacatcgaaagcgtgccatccacctccggcgccgcagccGTCTTCGTTAGGAGCCAGCCACAGATCTATATACAGCCGAACCTCGTCCGTCCGGCGGACTTTCCTAGTGACCACCCGGACCAATTTCACGACTGGAGCGCTTGGCCCCAGTTCCCTCCCAAGAAGAAAGCGGACCCACAGCGGGCGATCTTGGAGAGACTGCCGGCCATGCTTCCCCATGTGACGCTCGTCAACCAGCACGAGTTCCTGCTGCGTAGGATGGAACTGCGGATACACACACTGGGCAGGCGAGTGTTTTTTACAGCCGACGTGTTTTCGCGCCGTAGAGCACGGGGGCGATCTCAAAACGGTTCGCTTTAGAAGCATTGCAATGTCGCAATCCACAGGGCAGCGTGCTGGCTTCCGTTGTTGGCATGAGCGTTCCGAACACGCACCAGCGGTCCTGCCGAGCAGCCTCACATGCCACATCGTGGTGTACATGCTGgtctgagaaaaaaaagcagtgggAAGTAATCATGCGAACGATAATCACTCTCATTTTGCGAAGGCATCCATGCAGTTTAAACCGATTCAGCAGTGCTGAGAGCAAGCTGGTTGAGTCGCCCACGTTCGTGCCTACAGGCAGCGCGTAATTCAGATACTAGGAACAAGCACCTATGCGGCGAACCACGTATATTGCTTTCTGTTCGTGTCTTTCTCACTATGGCATCGTGCAATCATCGTGTTTTAGCTGCTCGTTTCGACACGTGCTTGCGTACCCATCACGTGGCAACGGTGTTCTTCAAAAATGACCTTGCCTCGTCCCTC
Protein-coding sequences here:
- the LOC142577651 gene encoding uncharacterized protein LOC142577651, with product MQDSHISETSMLTELNDIESVPSTSGAAAVFVRSDPPAGASQSKDIESVPSTSGAAAVFVRSEPPAGASQSKDIESVPSTSGAAAVFVRSEPPAGASQSKDIESVPSTSGAAAVFVRSQPQIYIQPNLVRPADFPSDHPDQFHDWSAWPQFPPKKKADPQRAILERLPAMLPHVTLVNQHEFLLRRMELRIHTLGRFMKPAPEFRITNLVDEWQYTAWLTFTDSTGRQCVGQYSHPDSPRPGSWLNGRVLSFSKLKLFSNKKKIPNPPPITLRCYRTYHIQVNVGIVDDDGHIVSESVVRQSVGADFIAVTSSILRHPVNRGTRQAR